The genomic window taaatttaaaattgattttttctatataatagaaattctCTTTTTGGACAATTATACAggttttaaaaacatgtaaCATTTTTTCCCCAGAGATTATGTTGtatggattttatttaaaaactataaattaaaagaaaattacattttgtttaaccCTAGATTACATGCATTAAAAGTATTCACATATCAATTAAAACTCGATGAATTGAAATaatcattgttatattaaaattttcaaatgattttattgatacttaatataaacaagTTAAACTTTCATCTCAATGTTATTTCACATAAGGTTATATCACGATATAGGTATCACTCACATAGTCTTTTAGGCAGTTTTTTCAATAGATAATGAACTTTTAACCCTTCTATAGTACAAATATCAACTTGTATTCAATTGGGAGTTGTATCTAACATTAGTTTATCACCTAATTAGAAGGTACCTAGGTTGAGttagattaatatttcatatttttgaagcAATGAACAAAATTCTAAAAGCTCAATCTTTTTGACCGTGAAGTTTATGCTCTAGGGTTAAATGtttgaatgttttatattctttttttataggtaccaattaataacagtttataaaaccttataataatatgatctaatatatttttttttatattattcagctTGGCAAGATGTTGAAAAAGAGAAAATCgatggtaaataaaatattttgaaatacaaataagatAACAGCGGTGTTGCTGGggacatattatactaattattattaattattattattataaattattattataatgtacaatctTCCAATAGTACAGATAAATATAGGTTGtacattagtatataatatattataaatataacagataatttatgtaataacaaaataggtaagtattaataatttgcagaatatgaaaatgaattttaggAATCAATGGCAAATCATGAAATCAGTGGAGGTGACATGCATTATAGGAATTCCGTGACATTATACAGGGGTTATTGAGGGGTGTATCTTATGTCGTTGTACGCGGGATTTTTTAACGATTATGGATCGACAAcatggaattttaaaaaaaagaaaaaatacgtgtttctttattttaaacgaccaatttttttataacaattttaaaatttttaagcaagCAGTTGTACCAACatcaaaatcaacatttttttttcaaatggtaacaaatatattttttgatcgaTACTTATAgagcttttttttaaaaaaaaattgatgttaaaatcatacattttggtTCACTGGTTTATTTATTACGGGCATcctaaactttaataaattgatttaaatggaTTGTATTTCTAGagatatgaataatttttttttaaactttcttttaataaaattctacacttttttataaacttaatcaAAAATCTTATCATACAcgtgtaaaaacaaaatagaagTAGAAGTATTTCTCTGGGATGATTGCCTAACAAAActgttgaacatattttaacatacaattataaaataagtgagTACATACATACTTGCTATTATTGTATGATCCTCATAACTcgattaatttagattttttctagatagttattttgtttatttaaaataatctaagttTGGATACTTAATTAGGcagataagtattataataatattcggttattattataataacattggaAGTCTTTAATTAACACATGATACAGATAcctataattgataaattaactatttatgtaaataattatgcaagttgtttatttaaaatcatgattatttaaagattCTAGTTATatctaactttatttttattatttgcaaatgtacaaatatatttattacaaatcagtttaagtttttactcGATCAAGACGTTTTTATAGAGAAGTTTAGTTCAATAAACACTTTATTGTGCGAGTTATAATGCATTCGATTGAGGAGCGtgtggaaataatttttttgtatggttCTACCAAATGTCTTGCCGAAACTGCTAgacaatttaatgttttacatcCAGGTAAAAATTAgacacatttaattatttaaaatacgtaattaattcgtctacaaaaatgtatgtaatagtaatagttttaaaattaataaatttacttttttcaaatagaaaataatgttcaaaaatcATATGTCAAACATCTTGTTGACAAGTTTCGAGAAACTGGAAgtgttaatgataaaaaaaaaaccaggaCGAATCGCAGAAGTAGTTCAAAACGAAAATACGAAAATAACggttttaggtacctatggtTGCTAATGATCCTACACAGTCATTAAAAACCTTATCGGAAAATTTGGGAATTTCAAGGCAAAGTGTTTggcgtatattaaaaaaccataAGTATAAACCATTCAAAATGAGTATTGTTCAGGAATTAGGAGAAGGTGACGAAGACAGACGCTTAGAATTTTGTGAGactattttggaaaaaataaatgctaatGCAGATTTAATAAAGCACATCGTGTTTAGCGACGAATCGTCATTTTCTCTTTCTGGGGAAGTTAATACACAAAACTGCCGTTATTGGTCCGATAGTAATCCACATGTCTTAAGACATGGACATACATAATGGccccaaaaaataaatgtctggGCTGGTATTCTTGGTGACCATGTTATCGGgccaatattttttgaaggtAATTTAACTGGGGAAAAGTACCTTGCTATGcttcaaaatgttattcagCCATTAGTTGTTCGGGCAATAGAGGACAATGATAATCATACAGAGTTAGAtgaagaaaatgtattttttcaacaagATGGTGCACCAGCTCATTATACAATTCCAGTCAGAGAGTACTTGGATCGCGAATATCCAGGAAAGTGGATTGGACGTCGTGGACCTATTGAATGGCCCCCAAGATCACCAGATTTAACaccaattgatttttttctttggggacatttaaaaacagtagTCTATAAAACTCCAAACGACAACattgaaatgttaaaaacaagAATTTTTGATGAATGCCATAAATTAACACCtgccaattttaaaaatattcgtcAGGAATTCCAAGACCGATTATACTACTGtctatttactttattatagtaaatggtATGcaatttgaacatttaatttaaattttatagtcgtttaaatttttttttttattttaaaataaaccaaaaaaatgtttaaaaatatttttatttagttcatTAGATAATGTATTTCCCAAGTTTTATGTGTCTGATAAGATCTttgatttaagtttataaaaaggtGTAgaatattgcattaaaatataatataatatataataataataataatataatataattatttatagctctagaaatacaatttatttaatagcttAGGGTGCCCGTAGTAAATAAACCAGTGAaccaaaatgtatgattttaacatcaatttttttttaaaaaaaagctcTATAAgtatcgattaaaaaaaatatttgttatcatttgaaaaaaaatgttgattttgatGTTGGTACAACTGcttgcttaaaaattttaaaattgttataaaaaaattggccgtttaaaataaagaaacacgtattttttcttttttttaaaattccatgTTGTCGtccataatcattaaaaaaacccACGTACAACGACATAAGATACACCCTGTATATACGGGGCGGGACCATTTTCCTCCAAAAACGAGATACCGTTTTCCTCCACTGTCCATTTTCcgccaaaaacaaaaaaggttGGTTTCCATTTTCCTCCACATTATTTTTGACTAAAATTATGTCTATTTTCCTCCAATATTTAGtcagtgtttttattataaaaatagagtaTGGCTAGATTACATTTTGCGCGTATTTGTTGATTAAATTCTTGTCGCGTTTTTATCGGCTAGGGAAAAACGCTAGCCCAAGTGTTCCACAGCACACGCGGTTTATAGCAGTCGATTTTAACTTTGATTAAGCCTAATAAAGATACGTACAAacaacatataggtatatacgtatatatttatattgtgtatcatCAATACAATTGTCActgattattatgattaaacaaATTGAGATAAACAGACACAcgaatatactaaatactcGTATCAATAagactatatttttagtagtttaCCCGACTTTACCGTACGCCGATAGTGTCTATTACGTGTTTTATAGTTTagcaagtttaaatttttaacatgtcTGAAAAAGCGACGTTCATTGAAAGTTCTCGAGGAAAACTTTTGATAATTCGTGATAGTTACAAGTATTTCTTAGCATATAAGTTAAAATCTGAATTATCACGTTGGCGATGTTGTTTAACGACTTGTCAAGCAGTTATATACACtgataaaaatgaagaaatagTAGCCGATGAGTTAcacaaaaatgtacataatcaTTTGCCATCGCCAAAAAAAGTAAATCGACAAATAGTGAATAATGCATGTAAGCGAAAAGCAATTGACGATTTATTCTCACGACCGAAAAAAGTGATACTTAAGGAATTAGGACAAAGTTTTGCCGactgttcaaattttgatgataccgatattcataaaatcaggaaaaatatttatgctgCCCGTCAATCTTTGCTGCCGAACCTGCCGAAAAATGTTGAAGAGGTACATTTAGCAATCAACAATATGGATATTAAAACTACTTCTGAAGAACAATTTTTACTAGTTAATGATGatagtaaaaatgtgttaatattttcttgttaccaaaacttgaaatttttatgtgaatctgaaaatatttattgcgaTGGTACATTTACATACAGTGCTAAACATTTTAACCAAATGTTTACAATACATGGCTTTAAAAACGGACATTATATACCTGTTGTGTTTTGTCTTCTAGTTAATAAATCCActgatacatatattaatacatttaaccatattatacttaaatgcattgaattaaaattgacaATAAACCCAAAATCAATCACAATTGATTTCGAGCAAGCTATTCATGATGCTGTTTCTATAGTATGGCCTGATACACTAATAGTTGGCTGTAGATTTCACCTGACACAATCATGGTTTCGGAAAATCCAAAATCTCGGTTTAGTTCAATACTATAAGGAAAAAAACTCTGAAATTGGGTCTTGGATAAGAAACACGTTTGGACTCACATTTCTAAGTCCACAAGAAGTTtccaaatgttttattgaagATTTTATGAGTATTATACCAAACGATCAAAGAGTGAGTCAGTACGCTGATTATTTAACTGATACGTATATTTCGGAAAATTCTATATTTCCACCAGTTATTTGGGCAGAATCGTCTTCTTCGTTATCAAGAACCACTAATGCATGCGAGTCTTTCCACTCTCATTTCAaagaaaacttttataaagaaaagcctaatatatttatgtggcttaatatcataaagcaaactcaaacaaatatttattgtaaaatgagAAGTATACATGttccaaaaaaatcaaaggaTTACCGAGCAAACAAGCGTCGTGGAGCAATCGACGATGCAATTATCAAATTACAAAACGGAGAAATGTCTAGGTATGTACCTAATTACAAaaagtgaaataattattcatattatatctaatttttattttcttccaaCAGGTATTCATTTGTTGCTGAGatgtcttataattataaaaaaatgtaatattatttactgcagtgattttactatattttatatcttttattttacatattatattattaactaatttattattttattaatagattcatgcatttttatcaacatgcatacttttttattatattcattatctttttactatattttatattttacatattgtcTGGTTGCGTTATCACCAATCcctttttattaactaattttttattattattttatttattaattgatgcatttttattgacgtgagtactttttattatattatttctcttTTTAGCCACCTGCCAAGTTCAGCGCGTacggtgtattattatattacaatttattatactttaaaatttaaatatttgatttgttattttttttttttaatttaatattctgatAAAGAAtgacgattttattattttatttattggagGAAAATGGACAGTGGAGGAAAACGGTATTTCGTTTTTGGAGGAAAATGGCTACGGCCTATATACGAGTACAGTGGATAAGACTGAATGGAATTTTTGCCAAATAATGTTGTGCATGATTCTGTACATTCAGTCTTATCCactgtactcgtatatataatgGCACGGAATTCCTATAATGCATGTCATCTCTATTGATTTCATGATTTCCATTGATTGCTGAAATTCATTTTCATATTCCAcagattattaatacttacgtattttgttattattaaattatttgttatatttataatatattatatactaatgtacaacctatatttatctatactattgctaatttttattaatttgaataaacgttattattattattattattgaataattttacccTGCACCAATCACTATCAAATATATtggttatttatgttttgagttaaaaaatttaaaatcgaatattttaacctaaaaattgacaaatatagattattattaaatcagtaGGTTTGGCCTGCCTTAAATGTTAGCATCCCTATTTTAAACCCAAAACGGCGTCCCTGATTTAATACCACAAATACCATACAATgcgtattgttttttaatatgatttataaaaatgtaattagtgTATTCatagaattttcaaataaaatgtgttctacaattttttttttttaccaccaaatattcttaaaataatatattacgtgttttatattactttgatAGGtacttcaattaaaattatctttcattcaaaaaaattaaaaaaataaattataaattcagataaaatattggtttattaCTTATGAAACTGAGTAAAAGTGTTACTATTTACTGATCACGGCATTCAactatacattacatttaattataatgttggttaactttaatatggcgtattttattttatttttaattattggaaaatattcTTCATTTGGCCTAATTTATGTTGAAACCATGTTTTTTGCGgttgttttttcatttcttcATCATATTCCCAGTAGCAATGTAACGACAATATAGTGACAATCTCAAAAacaatacctataatgtaagattaaatattgttttaaaaaaatctattaactaatatattattcagtttatatcatatacagggtgattcttttatcaaacacactcattatttccaaaagtattcatgtttttgaaaatatttttttacatagtttcaaattgttaaaaaaacaacgtttttataaaaaaatatattttttattcttataattttttaagttttttacttttttgaatgacaacatagatttttaatttcatattccaaagcagaataattttctgagtgattcgatacataaaaatcgaatttagggtgagtagtttatgagttatacttattcaaaGTTTAGACAAGCGGAGTAGTGGACAAACATTTTGCGGGGTAACCCCGTACCACACCACTTCGCGcagctaaactttaaatacgtataactcataaactactcaccctaaattcgatttttatgtatcgaatcactcagaaaattattctgctttggaatatgaaattaaaaatctatgttctcattcaaaaaagtaaaaaacttaaaaaattataataataaaaaatatatttttttatgaaaacgtTGTtctcattcaaaaaagtaaaaaacttaaaaaattataataataaaaaatatatttttttatgaaaacgttgtttttttaacaatttgaaactatgtaaaaaatttttttcaaaaacatgaatacttttggaaatgatgagtgttgtttgataaaaaaatcaccctgtatattatgttttaagctaattaaaataggtgctacttttacttataatttttgtacttatatttattttatactctaatctagttatatttttgtataataaatataatagtgtataatatcatcaatttctagttaaatattattatataaaattatgtttacaatatGCTTAAGCAACTTGATACTTACACAGAacacgtataataaattgaacaaCTTTCATAAA from Aphis gossypii isolate Hap1 chromosome 1, ASM2018417v2, whole genome shotgun sequence includes these protein-coding regions:
- the LOC126549153 gene encoding uncharacterized protein LOC126549153, producing the protein MSIIPNDQRVSQYADYLTDTYISENSIFPPVIWAESSSSLSRTTNACESFHSHFKENFYKEKPNIFMWLNIIKQTQTNIYCKMRSIHVPKKSKDYRANKRRGAIDDAIIKLQNGEMSRYSFVAEMSYNYKKM